From Terriglobales bacterium:
TCGGGAGCTGGTGTCCTCCTGGAAGGCGTCTTTTCCCCTCCGCTACTTCTGGAAGCCCAACGGCGGACAGCATACCGCCATGAATCTGGGCGTCGCGGCGGCCGAGGCCGAGTTCCTGGGCTTCGTGGATTCCGACGATTGCCTGCTCGCCGACGCCCTGGAACGCTTCGACTACCACTGGCGCCAGATCCCCGATCCCTCCCGCTTTTATAACGTGCTCGGCCTCTGCTCCCGCCCCGACGGCTCCATCGTGGGCAAGCGCTTTCCGGCCGAGGTGGTGGACACCTTCACTCTGGCCGACACCCTGCGTCTCCTTGGTCCCGGCGACCGTTGCGGCATGAATCGCACCGCTGCGCTCAGGGAGTTCTTTCCCTATCCCGAAGGTGAGCGGTTCTGCCCCTTGGGTCTCATCTGGCACCGCTTGGCACGGAAGTACGCCACCCGGTTCGCCAATGAGACGTTGATGATCGTCCACGCCAGCCCCGACAGTTACGACCGGAAGTTCTTCGCCCTGGCTGCCTCCAGTCCGAAAGCCACGCTGACTTACTACCGGGAGGTGGTCCACTCGCCGGCGCCGCCGCTGCTCCGGCTGCGGGCGGCCGCCAACTACTGCCGCTTTGCCGCGATCACGGCTTACCGGAGACTCCGCGGGCGCCAACGGTGACCGCGACCCGGCTGTGCTTGGAAACCCAGCCCAGGAGGCGTTTAGTATAGGAGCGGGGTTGCCAGACCCTCGCCAAGGAGAGAGCGCAAATGCCAGCGAAAAGGCAGCAGCCGTCCCGCCCGGCAAAGCTCAAGTCGGCAGCGCGGGGCAAGAAAAGTTCCCGCAGCAGGTCTACCCGCAGAGGCACCGTCCCTCCGGGTGAGAGCCTGCTGATCGACGTGGCTCGCACCGTGGGCACCACCCTGGGTGCCCTGGCCGCCCGCTCCAGCCGGGCGGCGGAGCGGCTTCGCATCGGAGGCAAGAGCAAGCGCTCCTAGCCTCCGCCATGCGCCCTGAGGTCGAACAGGCATTCCACGCCCTGCAGCAGAAGCAGCCCGCTTCCCTGGAGCGGGCGCTGGCGCTGCTGCAGGATACCGTCTTCTCCTTCAGCATGAAAGTCTGCGG
This genomic window contains:
- a CDS encoding glycosyltransferase family A protein; this translates as MRFSVVTATYNRAHTLGRVYESLLAQTFHDFEWLVVDDGSTDGTRELVSSWKASFPLRYFWKPNGGQHTAMNLGVAAAEAEFLGFVDSDDCLLADALERFDYHWRQIPDPSRFYNVLGLCSRPDGSIVGKRFPAEVVDTFTLADTLRLLGPGDRCGMNRTAALREFFPYPEGERFCPLGLIWHRLARKYATRFANETLMIVHASPDSYDRKFFALAASSPKATLTYYREVVHSPAPPLLRLRAAANYCRFAAITAYRRLRGRQR